The region GATAGCTTTCGGTCTCGTAGTGATCATCACTCGAATCGTTAGTTCGCTGTTCACGGAGCCCCCTAGAAGCGAAGCCTCGTCGAAACTGTCGAATTCCCAAACGACGCAGCTGTCGTTGAAGTGCAGCTGAGCCAGCGCGTTGATGTAGGACACTGCGTAGCGCGAGAAGGATGCGGCTACTTCGTCGTCGTTGAACCTTGTGCTGGCGCCGAGGCAGGAGCAGAACTGCGGTGCAATGGAAGCGTTCGCACACGTCCTCTCTGGCGGTACCCGGCCGAAAAGGCTCAAACCATTTTTGGTGGCGCTCGCGTCGAGAGTCGGAAGCTTGGATAGGTCGAGCAGGGTGGCGTGGAGATCGTAATGCGTGACCAAACGACGCTGGTTCACCTCCAAGTGCGTGACAGCTGCGGGGTAGTCCGCCAGGAAACGCTTGGGAAGTACCAGAAAAAAGAAAGGGTTTTTGTCTTCGTACCGACCGATCTCGGTCGCTCTGAACCCATCCATACGGAAGCCATGGTCGCTCATCATGAACAGCGCGGTGTTGTCCAGGACGCCGTACGCGGAGAGTTCCCGAAGAAGAGCCTCTATTGGCTCGTCGATGAGCTTCAGTCCTTTTACGTGGTCGTGGGTAGCGTAGACTAACCACGTGTATGAGAACATTGGTTTGTTGCGATTAAGTTTCAGCACTTCGCCTAAGTATTTGATCAGCACTTTTGTCttgaggcgggagcccatgcagTACCGACTGACATTTGGATTGTCCATCAGCCGCATGATGGGCACCGCGTAGTAGTCAACCGGCGTAGAGTTGAAACCAGTAAAATTGGGGTAGGTGAACAGTCCCCAATCCGGCGCCTCTTCGAAGAATAAAGTCGTGTATCCTTTCCGCTTGTAAGGATTCCAAACAAGCGGGAAGTCGTCGAATCTCTCAGCGCGTCTGTACAGGCTCTCCGCATCGTGAAAAGACATGCCCGTTAGAAAAGGGAACAAGTTGGGGGAGCTGTTGTCGCCGACCTTGTTGAACGCTAGAAATTCGAATGCATGCAGCTCTTCCGTGAGGTACTTGGTCGTCATCGTCATGTGTCGGTGAAAGTTCATTCTGGATGTGGCATCTATGCCAAGGATGAGAATGCTCATGGGGGACTCACCCTGAGACGATGCTTCATTAGTATCCGCGTCTTGTCTCTTTGGATGTTTCAGCCGAGGGACGAAGAAGTACTCCGCAAAGAGGGTCCTtcctcgtgccgagcaggaaattCGCACGTAGTCAGCGCTAAGTCGGCTTCCGAGCGGCAGTGGCTCGGATGGACCAAGCCGTGGAGCCTTGTCTGGAGCCTCggctgcttggtttcggtgaatcTCGTTGTAGTGGCAAATGGTTTCACGCACGGAGACATTGTAGACGCTGCGAAGAGCACTGGCATTCAGTGTGAATCTGTCGAAGTCTTGGACGAGGACAGTATGGTTTAAATCCTTGCATATCGTTTCGTAAGGTGCATCTTGGGCGAACGAGCTACTGACTGTCCAATGGTAGGAGTCGTACTGCGGAAGCGAACAGCCGACAGTCTCCAACAAATAGCCTGCACGAAACAGATTCATGCCGCGCACTAGCCCAGTCAGAAATTTGAGTTCGGCTTTGAAGAACGCCCACACAAACACAACGTAAATTACAAAACCTACGAGCCTTCTCCTGGTCGGCTTGATTGACAAGAACCTGGCCATGGCAaatgttcttcttcttctcctcaagtaatatggcacataatatggccgtctgcctttttcctcttcagttcggcgccgtttctttttttctttgcgctcTACGGAGAATCAGGATGCTGCAATATAGATGAGATCATTGTGCATTCTTTGAAAATGTTCTAGGTTTATTCTGCAGAAAAACGTTTTGAGTGACGATTGGTTCAACTCTGAAAATGCTTGTGCCTTATCACTGGCATCATGTTGGCATCACTCAAGAAGCAACGCGGCGCTGTTCCGTGCCGTTGTTTTTTGAGTCGCCCCACTTTCCTGCCAGATGACACAATACTAAGCTCATCTTACGCTTAAGTGTGAGGTGCACATCAAATCGTCGGGGGATTTTTGAGTgtggtgcgtcgacagcggaGTGCTGCGCGTGTGCACATGCGCACGGTGtttgcgaggcgacggcgacgaagagcgtggcgagcacgaggagagaagagaggacgcgcCAGAAAAGCGAGGtctgaagggagacagcgcagcggagatcgggccattcaagcatggaggtggcagccgtcggacgttgggtccgtgcgcCGTGGACCtctcttggatcaccgacgcaggGCTCTTGCGTTCCTTTCAAGTGTGGAGGTGgtagccgatggactgagggtccgtgctgctgaCAGGCTCCTCGGATAGCCTGTATTATGCCTACACTGTTTCaggacgccgtcgacgggtccaagctacgcttctcctgctgctgccccGTTCTTGGGGCGGCTGACGGGAGTCCACCTGTATCCCTGTGTTCCTCTCAGCTCCaactaccacctggctctctttcgccgcttccttcgacgcaacgccagcaaTGCGTCGCGCTTCATTAACCCGCGTCCGTTGTGTCTgaaaggcatccccgcttcaccttggacgctcagtacctggtgagtTCTTTCCTTTAAACTGTAGTAGTGTATGCGTGTTGAGCGTGCGCATTTCTTTGCGTTCTCATTTCTATTggttcttttcctttaaattataaacacGACTTGCTTATTTTTTGGCTGATCTGTTTTGTTCGAAACTGCACGCTATAGCATTCCCCTTCGACAGTCGGCGACGCACTACCAATTCCAGAAAATTGGCGTCCGCGCGACAGGACGAAAACCGTTTTCCCCTTTCGTTGGCTCATAAAAGAAAACGATGAGCACGCTGAAGGAGTTAATTGAAATAGGCGAAGAGTTAGGTTTCAGAGATGCCGAGCGGCGTTCGTTGGTTACCTCTGAGCAGGAGAAGGAACGTGCTGCACGTGCAGCCGAACGGGAGCAGGCTAAGGCCCTACCAGAAGCTGAACGCCAGCTCGTCAAGGCTCAAGCAGAGACTAAAGAGCGTAAAGAGAAGCTGAACGCGAGCTTGTAAAGTCGCTAGCAGAAGCCGAACACAAGCATGCAAAGCCactagcagaggctgaagagcgtagattgcaaCTCTAGTcaaggctcgcagaagctgggggggggggggggggtagtcgaGATCCCGCACCGGGGCCCTCAGCAGCGGTTCGCCCACGCAAGTTGATCCCGCCTTTTGACGATCGCGGTGGGATGACTTGGATGCttacctcaaacgttttgagcgtatcgcagaagggctgagctggcccaaggaaaaatgggctacaaCACTTAGTATATCTTTGACTTGGGAGGCTCTCCGTCTTTTCGGTCGATTGTCTCCCACAAGATTCAATTGGTTACaataaggcaaaactagccctgtTCCAACATTTTTGTTCCACAGCAGAGAGTTATCGCGGAAGGTTTCGTGAGCgtaagccgcttgataaagaaacaggcaagcaatacgcagcactcttgctcagtcttttcgatcgatgggtTGAGAAGTCGGGTACGGCCACAAAGTATAATGATTTAtgtgacttggtggtggccgaacagttcatgaggaactgtcatagtcgcCTGGGGATTTTTCTTCGAGAgagagagtgcaagacgctggaaaaacagctgaggcagcagacaactttctagaggcccattggcaaagaaacttgtcttcgtttaAAGAATCATTAGAGGTTGGCATTCCGAGTGAGAAGGATGTTCCATCAAGTAGACAatcaggaaggtgcctcatttgtaatcgacctggacataaggctgccgactgtcgctctaagcGAAAACAGCTTTATTGGGCTCATTGTCGAAAAAGAGGGCACGTTGTAAGTTCATGCTCAATAAAGCATTAAAACCAGAAGCAGTCGTCCTGCTGTGTTCAGCCAGGCAGTGTTGCGCCTGAAACGATGTCCACGACAGCAggtaggcttgaaccagctgaggataaggtgccggtcggacttgtccggaaaaagccCGAAGACGCACAGCACATGCCTGTcctagagggagagctccgaggcctagccgtacgtgttttacgggacacggggagcaacACGGTGGTTGTGCGGAgggttccttgttgatggcagcaGTCTGGAAGTTCTCGgtgcagaagtctatatcgcttcccctttGTTCACAGGCACGGCCCTGGTGAAGTGCTtggagacaccattgtacgatgtcataattggaaatataccggAGGCCCGTGAGCCGTTCAATCCAGACATGAATTGGAAGCAATCGGAAGGCGCCGCTAAATTGTGTGCTGGCATAAACAATGACGAGGTTGCAAGTGAAGATGGCGAAGGCGAGGATCgaaaagtggtgttggctggaaaggaagtttccggacGAAACAGGGCAAGTGCTGCTTTAAGCGTCggtcccatgaggttcaccaaggaaacGCGAGAAAAGGTGAAAATAGAcaatgagtcattgaaggcgtgttgggtaAAAGTAGGAAAGGTATTCCATGGCAAGctcggcacttcgcactcgtattcacTCGAAAAGGGTGTGCTGTACCACATCTATTATCTCTTCTCTGGcggagaggttcgacaggtagtacttccaaagtcttgCAGATCGAAGGTGTTAATGCTTGCCCACGATAGCACGTTGGCGGAAAATAAGGGCATTAAGAAGACGACAGATccagttctggaagaattctactggccgtgtgtgcaggaggagattaagaggtatgtcaggtcgtgcggCGCCTGCCAAGGGAcatgcccgaaaggcaaagtagggaaagctccgttgggacgACTGCCTCTTAACGACACTCCCTTTGATCTcgtcgctgtcgatattgtctGTCCGCTGTCACCCGCgtcggtgaaagggaatagatatattgtcactctcgtcgattttgccaagCGGTATCCTGACGCCCTGGCTCTGCCAAAGATGGATACAGCAAGCATGGTAGAAGGTTTGGTGGAGATTTTTTCACGGATAGGTTTttcgagagagatcctttgtgaccagggctcctgtttcacttccgaaatgatgatGAAGCTCAATGATTTCTcggcggtgaaacatctcagcacgaccccttaccatACAATGCGCAATgagatggtggagaaatttaacgacATTCTCAAGTGGATGCTGTGGAAGCTCATTAAGGAGCAGCCCAAAatatgggatcattatatcgcccTGCTTCTGTTCGCTTACAGAGAGGTGACGCAGGCaagtctggggttttctccgtttgagttgatatttggacgacatgtgcgACGACCGCTGGAactcctcagagagctctggacaagaGAAGAGCTGGAAGAAGACACGAAGACGGCATATGGTTACTTTCTCGATCTAAGAGAGCGTCTCGAGCGAACTGTGAGAGCGGTACATCAAATAttgttgcgtgcccaacagtaTCAGATGATATATTATGACAGGAACAGCAGGAAGCGGCATTTAATGGTTGGAGATCGAGCCCTAATTCTTctgccgagtagccacaataaactactcatgcagtggaaaggtccattcgtGGTTTGTGGCAAAAAGATTGGCGTGGATTATTgcatcgacttgggccacactaagaagctgtTCCACATCCATATGCTTAAAGGGTACGAAGAGCGTGCGACCCAAGAGACCGCGCAGGCGTCATCTTTCGTCGTAATCGAACAAGGTGACAGGCTTGAAAAACGTAGGCGCTGATTGCATGAGTCGTTAATAAATTCCCACAGGGTGATGCCCAATGTACAATTTCACTACCCGGTGCGTTAGCAATGGTTACCTGTGTAAATGTAGTCTATGAGAGTTTGCGAGTTTTTATTTC is a window of Amblyomma americanum isolate KBUSLIRL-KWMA chromosome 4, ASM5285725v1, whole genome shotgun sequence DNA encoding:
- the LOC144130485 gene encoding uncharacterized protein LOC144130485, with product MARFLSIKPTRRRLVGFVIYVVFVWAFFKAELKFLTGLVRGMNLFRAGYLLETVGCSLPQYDSYHWTVSSSFAQDAPYETICKDLNHTVLVQDFDRFTLNASALRSVYNVSVRETICHYNEIHRNQAAEAPDKAPRLGPSEPLPLGSRLSADYVRISCSARGRTLFAEYFFVPRLKHPKRQDADTNEASSQGESPMSILILGIDATSRMNFHRHMTMTTKYLTEELHAFEFLAFNKVGDNSSPNLFPFLTGMSFHDAESLYRRAERFDDFPLVWNPYKRKGYTTLFFEEAPDWGLFTYPNFTGFNSTPVDYYAVPIMRLMDNPNVSRYCMGSRLKTKVLIKYLGEVLKLNRNKPMFSYTWLVYATHDHVKGLKLIDEPIEALLRELSAYGVLDNTALFMMSDHGFRMDGFRATEIGRYEDKNPFFFLVLPKRFLADYPAAVTHLEVNQRRLVTHYDLHATLLDLSKLPTLDASATKNGLSLFGRVPPERTCANASIAPQFCSCLGASTRFNDDEVAASFSRYAVSYINALAQLHFNDSCVVWEFDSFDEASLLGGSVNSELTIRVMITTRPKAIFEVYGALHNISSWEKHVDFVQRLDRYANTTTCLPQSKWQSMCMCKPELLEASSVL